A genomic window from Trueperella bialowiezensis includes:
- the ileS gene encoding isoleucine--tRNA ligase yields the protein MADQAKYQLHREQDVVASPNFPELEKDILAYWEADSTFEASVDQREGEEFVFYDGPPFANGLPHYGHLLTGYVKDVVARYQTQRGKKVERVFGWDTHGLPAELEAERMLGIEDKSEIDEMGIEKFNDACRAGVFKYVNEWEEYVNRQARWVDFRNGYSTLEPTYMESVIWGFKQLWDKGLVYEGYRVLPYCWNDQTPLSNHELKMDDDVYQDRQDTTVTVGLRLESGELALIWTTTPWTLPANLAIAVGPDVDYVTVVPDDGPLAGEKVLLAKALVGSYEKELGEDPRVVAEYKGSDLQGKRYNPIFDYFSREEAKPGPNAWTIHTADYVSVEDGTGLVHIAPYGEEDMFVLAEAGIEVVETVDAAGKFMANTTDYVGQNVFEANRPIINDLRDGTGSQERIAPEVRAVLVREQSYVHSYPHCWRCRKPLIYKPVTSWFVAVTKFKDRMVELNQQITWQPEHIKDGIFGNWLAGARDWSISRNRYWGTPIPVWKSDNPEYPRVDVYGSFAEIEKDFGRLPRNRQGEPDLHRPFVDELTRPNPDDPTGKSTMRRIDDILDVWFDSGSMPFAQKHYPFDNQEWFESHFPGDFIVEYIGQTRGWFYVMHVLSTAIFDKPAFTSCISHGIVLGNDGRKASKSLRNYPDPMEMYDVYGSDAVRWMLMSSPVLRGGNLVVNEEGIREAMRHVILPLWNTWYFFALYAGTCNGGKGYVAKPIDVADADVLAGLDVMDRYLLSRTKLLADSVREHLDGLDIPAAAKDIRDHIDLLTNWYVRTSRDRFWDEDHRAFDTLYTALETLMRVTATLLPMVAEEIWRGLTGGRSVHLTDWPIWPNDVVDTELVEQMDEVRDVVSHAHSLRKANQLRVRQPLRSLTVVTNLDLGKFADLIASEVNVKEVRIQTAEESGLEVRHELAVLPRELEPEVRRHTSALFKAAREGKWEKVDGGVRMLIEPEIVLKDGQFEATTAVEADEGQVADVLSSGAFVVLDTVLDAELEAEGYARDVVRAVQDQRKADDLHVADRIRLTLRVPDEHVAAVEANIDMIAAETLALETSVSGGASKIEATVEKLA from the coding sequence ATGGCTGACCAGGCTAAATATCAATTGCATCGCGAGCAGGACGTGGTGGCGTCCCCGAATTTCCCCGAGCTTGAAAAAGACATTTTGGCCTACTGGGAAGCTGACTCCACGTTTGAGGCATCGGTTGATCAGCGTGAGGGCGAGGAGTTCGTCTTCTATGATGGTCCGCCGTTCGCTAACGGTCTACCGCATTACGGGCATCTTCTGACGGGTTACGTGAAGGACGTCGTCGCACGCTATCAGACGCAGCGCGGCAAGAAGGTCGAGCGCGTGTTTGGTTGGGACACCCACGGTCTGCCGGCGGAGCTCGAGGCGGAGCGCATGCTGGGCATCGAGGATAAGTCTGAGATCGACGAGATGGGCATCGAGAAGTTCAACGATGCTTGCCGTGCCGGAGTGTTCAAATACGTCAACGAGTGGGAAGAGTACGTTAATCGGCAGGCGCGCTGGGTGGATTTCCGCAACGGCTATTCCACGTTGGAGCCCACGTACATGGAGTCGGTGATCTGGGGCTTTAAGCAGCTGTGGGACAAGGGCCTGGTGTACGAGGGGTATCGCGTGCTCCCGTACTGTTGGAATGATCAGACTCCGCTGTCGAATCACGAGTTGAAGATGGACGACGACGTCTACCAGGATCGTCAGGATACGACGGTGACGGTGGGCTTGCGTTTGGAGTCTGGCGAGTTGGCGCTGATTTGGACGACGACGCCGTGGACGCTTCCGGCGAACCTCGCGATCGCGGTGGGCCCGGACGTGGATTATGTGACGGTTGTTCCCGACGACGGTCCGCTGGCTGGCGAGAAAGTTCTGCTGGCGAAGGCCCTGGTGGGCTCGTATGAGAAGGAGCTGGGGGAGGACCCGCGCGTCGTCGCTGAATATAAGGGCAGTGACTTACAGGGTAAGCGCTACAATCCGATTTTTGACTATTTCAGCCGGGAAGAGGCGAAGCCGGGGCCGAATGCGTGGACGATCCACACGGCAGACTACGTGTCGGTGGAAGACGGCACGGGCCTGGTGCATATCGCGCCCTATGGTGAAGAGGATATGTTCGTGCTCGCCGAGGCGGGTATTGAGGTTGTGGAAACGGTGGACGCGGCCGGTAAGTTCATGGCGAATACCACCGACTACGTGGGCCAGAACGTGTTCGAGGCGAACCGGCCGATCATCAACGATCTCCGCGATGGCACGGGCTCACAGGAGCGGATCGCGCCCGAGGTGCGGGCGGTGCTCGTGCGCGAGCAGTCGTACGTGCATTCCTATCCGCATTGCTGGCGTTGCCGCAAGCCGCTTATCTACAAGCCGGTCACCTCGTGGTTTGTGGCTGTGACGAAGTTTAAGGATCGGATGGTTGAGCTTAACCAACAGATCACGTGGCAGCCGGAGCACATTAAGGACGGTATTTTCGGTAACTGGCTGGCAGGTGCTCGCGACTGGTCGATTTCGCGTAACCGCTACTGGGGTACGCCGATCCCGGTGTGGAAGTCGGATAACCCGGAATATCCGCGTGTTGACGTGTATGGATCTTTCGCTGAGATCGAGAAGGACTTCGGGCGCCTGCCGCGTAACCGTCAGGGCGAGCCGGATTTGCACCGGCCGTTCGTCGACGAGCTGACCCGCCCGAATCCGGATGATCCGACGGGTAAGTCGACGATGCGCAGGATTGACGACATCTTGGACGTCTGGTTCGATTCGGGCTCGATGCCGTTCGCGCAGAAGCACTACCCGTTTGATAACCAGGAGTGGTTCGAGTCGCACTTCCCGGGCGACTTTATCGTGGAGTACATCGGCCAGACCCGCGGGTGGTTTTACGTCATGCACGTGCTGTCGACCGCGATTTTCGATAAGCCGGCGTTCACGTCCTGTATTTCGCACGGTATTGTGCTGGGCAACGACGGGCGGAAGGCCTCCAAGTCGCTGCGCAACTATCCGGATCCGATGGAGATGTATGACGTCTACGGTTCGGACGCGGTGCGCTGGATGCTCATGAGTTCGCCGGTTTTGCGCGGCGGCAACCTCGTGGTCAACGAGGAAGGTATCCGCGAGGCGATGCGGCACGTGATCTTGCCGCTGTGGAACACGTGGTACTTCTTCGCGCTCTATGCCGGCACGTGTAATGGCGGGAAGGGTTACGTGGCCAAGCCGATCGACGTCGCCGACGCCGACGTGCTGGCTGGCCTCGACGTCATGGACCGCTACCTGCTGTCGCGGACGAAACTGCTGGCAGATTCTGTACGCGAGCACCTTGACGGCCTCGACATTCCAGCGGCAGCGAAGGACATCCGCGACCACATTGACCTGTTGACGAACTGGTACGTGCGTACCTCGCGCGACCGTTTCTGGGACGAGGATCATCGCGCGTTCGACACGCTGTACACCGCACTGGAAACGCTCATGCGGGTCACTGCCACGTTGCTGCCGATGGTTGCGGAGGAAATTTGGCGCGGCCTGACGGGCGGGCGTTCGGTTCATTTGACGGATTGGCCGATCTGGCCGAACGACGTCGTCGATACCGAACTTGTGGAGCAGATGGACGAGGTGCGCGACGTCGTCTCGCATGCTCATTCGCTGCGTAAGGCGAACCAGTTGCGCGTGCGTCAGCCGCTGCGGTCGCTGACTGTCGTGACGAACCTGGATCTGGGTAAGTTCGCTGATCTGATCGCTTCTGAGGTGAACGTTAAGGAGGTGCGTATCCAGACGGCCGAGGAGTCCGGCTTGGAGGTGCGCCACGAACTTGCCGTGCTGCCGCGCGAGTTGGAGCCTGAGGTGCGCCGGCACACGTCCGCACTGTTCAAGGCAGCGCGTGAGGGCAAGTGGGAGAAGGTCGACGGCGGAGTGCGCATGTTGATCGAACCGGAAATCGTGCTCAAGGACGGACAGTTTGAGGCGACGACGGCGGTCGAGGCCGACGAGGGGCAGGTTGCCGACGTGCTCAGTTCCGGGGCGTTCGTCGTGCTTGACACCGTTCTGGATGCCGAGCTCGAGGCCGAAGGTTATGCTCGCGACGTCGTGCGCGCGGTACAGGATCAGCGCAAGGCTGACGACCTGCACGTTGCCGACCGCATCCGCTTGACGCTGCGCGTGCCCGACGAGCACGTGGCGGCCGTCGAAGCGAATATTGACATGATCGCAGCCGAAACCCTGGCATTGGAGACCTCCGTGTCGGGCGGAGCGAGCAAGATCGAAGCAACCGTGGAGAAGCTTGCGTGA